In the genome of Arachis hypogaea cultivar Tifrunner chromosome 9, arahy.Tifrunner.gnm2.J5K5, whole genome shotgun sequence, the window attttatttgatttgattgaatgGTTGATTCTGACCAGGGAATTAATATTTTACTAACTGCGGATGAGCACTGCATTGGCCGATTGGTGGATGATGTGCGATTCCAGATTGATTCGAACAACATCAGTGCAAATCATTGTAGAATATACAGGATGTCGATTACAAACGAAAATATGGTGGACACAACATCAATTTTCTTGAAAGATACAAGGTTGTGGATTCTTTTTCAGAGCTTGGCTATTTCCATCCTTCCTATGGGAAAATTTCACCCTTGTCATATTCTGATTTTTGTAAAGTCTTGTTCAGCACAAATGGAACTTATCTTAACTGGGAGAAGTTAAAAAAGAATGGTCCTGCTGTCAAAGTCTGCCATGGTGATATTATATCGTTTGCTGCTCCTCCTCAGCACAGTATGAATGCTTTCCAGTTATCAGAAGTCagaattttcattttttctttaataaatgGGATTTCAGGTTTTTTGGTTCCCTCAAGaaatattttgtatctttttatACAGATCTTACATTTTCTTTTGTATATCGAGAGGTTCTTTTGTTCACCCCCATGCCAGATAATGCAGCTGCTAAGCGAAAAGCGGGTAATGTTATGATTAACCGAACTTAATTTACTAGTTTTTGTCATTATAGCATTCTACTCCTATTATGTTCATTATAGAATTCAAGCTTGAAAATTATATTATAGCATGTTGTGATATTCAGAATTTTCCTATACATTTGATTTTGacatttgcagcttcttcatatAACTTCATGTGATCAACTGTTTACTTCCTATTCGTGTTATATAAGTTCTAATTGATAATtatgatatataatataattttctaTCAGAAAGTTATTTGAAAGATACATCATGGTTGATATAGATATTTGTTTTATTTGAGTTTGTGGTGCTTTTTAAAATTTCTGTCTTACTTTTTCTTATCTTATATAGAGGGTTGTGCCTCTGAAAGCAAGAGATTGAAAGGCTTAGGCATTGGTGCCCCTGAAGGTCCCAtttctcttgatgattttcgaagCCTTCAAAGATCAAACACAGTACGTTATTTTAAAAGGATGCAATATCCTAAGCACTGTAAACTCCTCCTTTCTTACCCTTATTTTTCCTCATGTTAATTGTATCCTATCTTATTCTTGGCAGGAGCTGAGGAAGCAGTTGGAGAATCAGGTGGTATTAATTGATACTTTGCGTAATGACAACCGTGTTGCTGCTGATCGTCATGAAAGTGTATGTAGCTGATGTATTTTCAATTTATGTGCTCTTCTAAAACTCTGCATGcagattttaatataaaaatgttcAATCTCAAGTTGTTCTTTGTTATATTAATATGTGGTCTACAATGTCTTACCTAATCCACAATCCATTTTATAGGAATTACAATCAGCCAAGGAGTCTGTTGCAAAATGTTACCTTGATCAATTAAAAGAATTACAACAAAGTGTAGATCTAAAACACAAGGAACTAGGCGATTTTAATAGAGTAACTGCTGAACAGAAACATGCCATTGAAGACCTCAATGAAAGGCTGAGTGCTTCTATGCAGTCATGTGCTGAAGCAAATACTATAATAAGTAGGTATGATCTATATAATTCTGAGCTATTTAATTCTTGATTTTGAGTTCTTCACTTCTTTAGTGTTCAATGTTGATTCAAGTGTCATAGGAATGAAGTTGTTCATTCTTATGTAGTTTGAGCTTGAGCTGCTCCTTGATTGATTGATTTTTATGTTGCAATGAGAATTGGGAATGTGGAATGATTTAGTGCTTATGTACAGTCTATATCCTTGTGTGTAACATCCTGGGGATGAATTTTGGTACTGACTGTTGGAGGAGGATGAAACTTTTGGTACCATGATTAGTATTAAACCTTTTGCCCCAGCATGGTTATGCTAGCTGTATTCAACTTGCACTGTTTGATAATTGAGTCCCTCTCCCTTGCTCCTCTGCATGCAGTCAGAAAGTAAATATAGCTGAACTCAAGGAACAATTAGATGACGAGCGGACTCAGCGAAAAGAAGAGCGGGAAAAGGCCACAACTGATCTAAAGGCTGCTGTTTTTAGAGCCCAGTCTGAGGCTCAAGAGGAATTAAGACGACACACTGATGCTGCcttaagaagagaaagagaactaCAAGAAACAATAAATAAGCTTCAGGTTTGAAGGTTTTGTCGCTAAATTAGTAAGAAACTGTACTCCCTTTGATTTTGAAGCTTTTAAGCTGTCATTCTTTCTGAATGTTGTAGGAGTCAGAGAGGGAAAGGTATTTGCTAGTTGAAACCTTGAGGTCCAAACTGGTATGGTTCTGCTCATGTTTAGCCTACAATGGGCGACAACTTGTGTATTTCATAAATAGGTTTGTGCCTTCGTTCTATTTTGTTGCAGGATGATACTAGGCAAAAGATGGTTGTGTCTGATAATAAGGTTCGCCAGTTGGAAATGGAATTGCATGAGGAGAAGCTGACCACTGCAAATCAAACAAAGGTACTCATATAGTTGTGTGTATTATGTCTTTTTTCATATTTTGGATTTGGTTACTATCTTGCTGAACAAAAATGCAAATTCATGGAGCAGAAAATAGAAGAACTTGAAGAAGAAACAAGAAGATTAAACCAAGAGCTTGAGGGTGAAAAGGTAGATATTGGAATTTCATTTTCCAAGAATGTTTTTGTTTAAAGGTGTTTGTCTAAATGATGTCTGCTTCCCACCGATTGCTGCTTTCCACCGATTGCTGTTACTGTTAATGACTTATTTCCGTGAGACTTCAGAGTATGACAGTATCTTATTTATATGTTGCTAGACTGATAACTTCTAATTAATAAGTTGCTTCAGCTTTCTAATTCAATATCCCCCCTTATTCTCTTCTatctttcatttatattttttagctCGCTCTTCTTTTATTTTGGTGGTGAAGTTTCTTTATGTGAAACTGAAAATATTTGTTGCTGTTGTTAGCAGGCAGCTCGAGAAGAAGCATGGGCTAAAGTTTCTATTCTTGAGCTTGAGATAAATGCCGCAATGCGGGATCTAGATTTTGAGAGGAGGAGGTTAAGAGGTGCCAGGGAAAGACTTATGCTTCGGTAAGCCACAAGTTGTTTCTGTTTAATATGATCACTGGACAACTGTAGTTTGAAAATTATGTAAGAATGAAACCTTATGTAGAAAAGAATATTAGAGGACATCGCAGGATGGGCTACTTTACTTGAATACTGTAATTCTTTGGCTTGCTTTACAGTTTACATATAGGAATTTTTTCTTAAATTGGTGATTACAATAGACAGGAACGGGAATTCTATGACTTCTTAATTAGAATCATCACTAGTGTGTATATTATGGTTATGTGAACATTACTATCATAGATTCTGAATGGATTTTAGCTACCCTGAAAATATGAAGAATAAAGGATGTATAAACATCTACAAGAATATGAAAGCAATTAGCAGAGCAATTGAGCCTAAATAAAAGTAGGACCGTGGCTGAATAGTTTTTGTTGTATTTATTAGAATGGACTACTCAACAATGTCATTGCAGTAAAAATTGCAGATCCTGGTATTCATCTGTTGGATATGTCATTCATGCTGAGTTAATCAGCTTTGTTTAGTAGTCCCTGTTGGTTAACATGCTGCAGCGTTGCACTGTTTGTATTAATGCTGATCGGCACTTTAACTTTACGAGGCAACTTCTACACCTGCATTATGCTTTGATTTTGCCACTGAAGCTCATTGATGTCATGCAGGGAAACACAACTACGGGCATTTTATTCCACTACTGAGGAAATACAAGTACTCTTTGCCAAGCAACAGGAGCAATTAAAGGCTATGCAGAGAACTCTTGAAGACGAAGAGAATTACGAGAATACTTCTGTAGATATGGATGGAGTGATCGGTGGAACCcctggaagagagagagaagttgCAGGATACCATAGCAAAAATGCTGCAAAGGCAGGATCAACTGCATCTACACAGAAGTGCAACAGGGATCAAGTAGAAACCTCAAGCAATGAAGCTAGTGTCACTGAGAAGCATGACTGTGAGGTGAGAAGTCAAGAATGCCAAAATACACAAGAGTTCACCAGTGCAAATCATGATCATGATGTAAGAGGTGGCTTTGGTTCTGATATTGATGGTCTTGGCACAACAGCTATGATGGATGGAGGCGCTGGCGGTACTGAGCGAGTTCTGGGAACTGAAAGTCCTTCAAATTATGGCGTAAAGCATGTTGATTTGGATAAATCTGGTGCTTTAGATGGGGACACTATGCAGTGTGATGATGATGTAAATGTACAAGAAACTGAGGAGCAAGCCCATGATCGTGCATCCGTTGCAATTACATGATCCTGTAGACACTGAAAAAGTTATTGAGGATACCGAAGTTGGAGGCACAATCAGAACAGCAGACCTTTTAACTTCCGAAGTTGCTGGCAGCTGGGCTTGCAGTACAGCCCCTTCTGTGCATGGAGACAATGAATCTCCAAGCAGAGACAATAATGAAGGTTGTGGTCCATTGCATGATTCAAATATTGTGGTGGCTGAGAGTCAGAACACTCGTTCTGACGATGCTGCCGCTAGATGGAATGAGCGGCAAGCACTCCGGGATATGATTGGCATTGTTGCTCCTGATTTGAGGGAGAAGTTTGGAGGTTCTGCATATAATTGTGGTGAAAAGCAAGAGAAAGATGGCAGTTCAACTGACTCGGACACGCAGACTTGTAGCAACAGTGGCAATGAAGGTAGAATCAATGCAGAGGGTGGAACTATGTCTGATGAAGAAACTCAGTGTTGTGACCAtgttgaagagaatgaaaaacTGGATGATGCCATGGATGAAGGTGATGATGAAGCTACTCAAGAAGATTGAATCTCTTGTATAAAATATAAGTCAGGAAACTGTACATATTTACATGGATTTCTGAAGACATCTCATCTCATCTCACGTATATAAAGTGGTTGATTACCCCTTGCGGTTATGACCCCCTCTAATTATATTAAAGGCGTCTTATGTTATTGTTTTTATTTGTGACCgaaataaactaaacaaagaaaaataaaataaacaaaataaaagaacgGCTTAAATAGAGGGATAGTCTCGTTTAAAACTACTGTTAAACTTCTCTCAAGGAAAGAAGCTCCATATaagaaagttgtaacttcattgTTATTTTTACCATAGTATTTACTACTGTATTTGCATTTTTCATAATTAAATGAAAGTCAATatgccaattccaatgcatgatatctcttatttcgAACACCAATGGATTAATAAACCCAAAATCATCTTgaataacaagattaaatgctttcatataatccgtctcacaaataacatctcgttgacgcACATCCCAACCTAAGAGATATTCTCTCCAAATAGAAAAcaattactctcaatcattcccaaacacccgttttgccaactcccattacaatctctaataacacaaacAAAACCAATATTATCActcgaaccaaaataactagcatcataattaatttaaaagtatcCATTTAGAGTATAGGGAAGAGACATacattgtaattcaaaaatattcttaaagctcattttctgaagttaatgccagacaaatcactttttctagAAGCAAAGTTTTAtgaggattaaagatgtcattattccttactCGTCATATCCTTCCTAAATGCTCtctgtttattattatttatcattcaCTAGAATCGGTTTTCTTTGTGGAATagtgttttattttgtatttttttttaatttacttttttttaagtaTAAATAGTGTATCAGTATTACTCGCAATTTATATATGagctttatttattttgttcaaaTATATCGTGCTTGCTGTTGTTATGGATGGAGACAATGTCATGTAAGCTAAATAAACCATCGGATTTGATAAAATGAACCAAGGGGAACTCGGTTACTACTTTCTACTCTCTTTTTTGGACGGTGTCAAGTAGAAGtgaattttaaacaaaatttatatATGGATTATTAGTGgacaaataaaaaccaaaaaagaaacatttatttatctattaaaaatatatatcaaactaGTGTTGTAAtgattaaataaaacataaatatctaaaggttttttttatacatttattatgtcaattatatgtattttttgtttTCCAATACATCTTATAACTCGGTAGGCTAAAGATAAATTTGTTGTAGATCAAAAATTCAGAGCTCCATTTAATAATTTACCATTTTATAATTTACTACTAATCCGTGAGTTTCTGTATAATTTACATAATTTAGTGATTTACAACAATATAGTATTaatctcattaaaaaaaatataatttttgtccttaaaaagaaaaaaaaaactaaactctgtaatttaaataatattatcacAAGTATTGTTCTAGCTAGGAGTGCTTAATTTGCAAGACAACATTAAACATATAAACAAACTATAAATCTAAATATCAAAAACAataaagatttatattttttttctgtttgttCATTCTCTAATTATGTATTGTAAACCTAATTACGTCATTTAAGGTGTCTGATTCTAACTTAAATTGCGTTAATAAGAAAATCGCATTTTAAAGATTTACTAGAACTACAAAATATGtgtaaattaatttaacataCAGATTTATTAGAAATGTAATTTCTGTATAAAGTTAGTTGTATCATACTATATTAGTAAATCCGTACcattatataaaatatacaatataCCTTTAAATTGATTCCTAACGAATTTCAAATTAATACATTGAtcccaataaaattttattactttaaaattcattgaaaattaCTTTTGTGAGACAATTTAATCCTTTTGTcacttataataaaatatttaatatacctggtaaaaaaataatctccaaataaattttattataaggtaatcaaatttcaacaaatatcgttataaaataaattgatcatttttagtttttataaaaagattattAACTCATTTCAATAacttctaaaataataaaaatttaataaatattaaaatgtttgatttaaaaatttttaaaaattaatttgattccgtattttaaaatatataaaattagagTGATTGTAGTATACAAGAAAAGGTAGTTTAATAACTATTTATATCCTTTATTATTAGTAGAGAACTAGAAATAGAACTAGATgctattcttttttaattattttttaactgtTGTGATAAGCACAAAGGATGTGAATGTCCATTAATATTATGAgtgattcaatttttttataaaaaaatattcatgttATCAAGAAATAATTTACATTTAATAAATGTTGAAAATATGAACCCtatacatgtataaataggggGTATGGTACGAGACAATACACACAGAAGCAATAAAATACTATTTTCTCTCTTTATACACTATTaatagtttctctctctctctctctttctcttttcgttactacatataaatatatgaatcatctttattgagctaattatattaatgctatagtcttctatttatacttctttagTTTATATATCGTCTTTATTTAttctacaacacgttatcagcacgagactctgatcaaattttaggaagactccaggtaacaaattttcattatgtcgaaactctctcatcttgaatttaatgctcttgatatatctggaaacaattatttatcatggatacttgatgctaaaattcatcttgattcaatgaaTCTTGAAGATactattaaggctgaaaataatacatcccaaaaggataaaaccaaagccatgattttcctttgtcgtcatcttgacgtatgattgaaaaatgaatatcccacattaaaagatcctgcagatatgtggaaagaccttgaagaaaggtacaataatcaaaagacggtgatacttcctcaagcccgatatgttagagaaaactttctcgaccttccttgcctcgaatgtgctcctgcaacagcagtatcgagaaaaatgatttaaaaaaatattctgacTTAATtttttgccttcttgttgctaaaCGCAACAATGAATTACTTATAAAGAATCATGAAGCATGTCCAACTGGCGCCatcccatttcctgaagtaaatgcggcaaattattATCCCATAAGAGGTAAATGACAAgattttggtaataaaaaaaattatggaaggaagaaaAATTATAGTCACAATAAATTATCTCAACAGAAgtaggataaagaaagaaacaatgggtaaagtaaatcaattgatgataaatgcttccgttgtggtgAAAAGGGCCATTGGATACGTACCTGTCATACCCCAATGCACTTAGTtaatctttatcaagcatccttttttttttatagttttatcttCACTAAGGCCTCATAGGAGATGAGGTTACAAGTCAAACCACCTCACAAAAGGCAGCCCTCAATCACAATTAAACAAGACAAAAACAACAAGGCAAAGAAAACATAAATACACAGTTAAACTAAGACAACACTTCCCAATAAACAAAGCCAAAACCAGACCCCCAACAAAAATAATAGCAACAACAcctcaaagagaaagaagattaTTTTTGTATGACCGTTAAGCTAAGCCAGCTATCAACCAATAGGAGCCAAAGGAAGAGACCAGCAGTTAACACACACTTCTACTTCATTAATGACTGACTCTAAAAAAAACAGCTCTCCATTAAAAATAATCTTATTTCTAGCTTTCCACAAGCTCCATAGAATTGCAAAAAATATAGAAACCACCTGTCTTTATAATTTTTAGAGACACTCCTaccaatccaagattcaaaacacCTAAGAGACTCCTCAGGCCATCCCCACATCACATTGAATTTGTTTAACACCAAAGACCAAACCTTCCATTCTTGCTCACAACCAAAGAAGAGGTGGTGAACGGACTCTGGAATCTTTCCACAAAGCACACACTCCGGCTGGGGGGCAATACCACAGTTGAATAGTTTCTCTCTGGTATTAAGTTTGTCATGCATTACAAACCAAGACAGCAGTTTCACACGAGGCGGGGCAGACCCCTTCCAAAGCTTCAAGATAAAGCTATTAACACACACTCCCTGCTGATTAAGATACACCTGCAAGaaggatttcaaagaaaaggatcCTGTCCTGCGGAATACGTTTCTCGGGGTACACAAGTCCTATCGCTTAAAGATAGCTTTCTTTCGAGCTTTCACTAGAATTTGATCCCAAATTATCAAACCGCCAAGCTATCGAATCTTCACCACCCCTAAAAGCACCCAGCTTTGGCAAGGACTTCAGCATCTCCTGCACCTCCTCCTCCTTCCACTGCCAAATATTATGCCTCCAATGAAATTGCCACACCCAAGACAGCCCATCCCAAAAATCGCAATCGCTAATGTGACAATCTTTGTCAAAAGCTACAGCAACCTTAAGAGCTCCACCTTTTATCCACACATTGTTCCAGAAACTAGTCCTATTCCCATCCCCAACCATCAACTGCAAACCTTCTCTAAACACCCTCAAGAGCTCCCTATTTTTCACACCAATCTGCATAATTTCTGGCCACACACCTCCACTGCCTTTCCCCTCCATACCAACCAGCAAATTCAAGTTACTAATTTTATTACAAGAACAAATAACATGTTTCCAAAGAGGACACTCCTTCTTTTCgaacctccaccaccacttgaaTAAAAGGGCCATGTTCTTTAACACTACATCGCCCACGCCAAAACCACCTTGACTTTCAGGTCTCTGAATGACATCCCACTTGATAGTCGGCATCCCCCTACTCCTATCCGCCTTTCCCCAAAAGAACCCCATTGTAAAGACACAATCTTTTTTGCCACAGCTGTTGGCATCTTGAAGATGCTTAGATAGTACATTGGGAGATTATTTAGGATGGCTTTAATCAAAACAAGCTTACCAGCCTTCGACAGAAATTTTTCCTTCCAACCACTCAGCCTCTTCTCTACTTTATTTATTACAGGCTTCCAAGTTTCTACCGTTTTAGGATTAGCTCCAAGCGGAATACCGAGATACTTGATTGACAGATTTGCTTTAGAACACCCTAAAACTTCACAAGCTAAGTCCACCACTCATTCATCACAGTTAAGACCAATAATCGCTGACTTTCCAAAGTTAATCTTCAATCCAGACATCTTCTCAAAACCTTGTAGCAATCTTCTATAGCCTCTAACAGTTTCTAACTcacattaacaaaataaaatcgtGTCATCAACAAATTGTAAATGAGACAACTTCACTCTATTGATACCCACCTCTAGAGGTTTCAACAAACCTTTCTCCCTCAGGCGGCACATCATGCTATTTACGATTTCTCCAACCAAAACAAATAGAAACGACGAAATTAGGTCACCTTGCCAAAGCCCCCTTTCCAAGTTGAATGGTTTGGTAGGACAACCATTTactagaattgacatagaggcCTTCAAGCAAGCTTGAATCCACCCCCTCTATTTCATGCCAAACCCCATATTAACTAAGACTTTCTCCACGAAGCTCCATCTAACGCAATTATAGGCTTTCTGAAAATTCAATTTAACAATCCATGCCGGAACTCTTTTCT includes:
- the LOC114924464 gene encoding uncharacterized protein, whose protein sequence is MVGYVYKVISKLLVNRMRSFMPRLVGEVQLAFVGGRKIFDGALIACEVVNWRGWIQACLKASMSILVNGCPTKPFNLERGLWQGDLISSFLFVLVGEIVNSMMCRLREKETVRGYRRLLQGFEKMSGLKINFGKSAIIGLNCDE